The following proteins come from a genomic window of Negativicoccus succinicivorans:
- a CDS encoding heavy metal translocating P-type ATPase, with protein sequence MTKRLWRIIIGAAVLATAVLLSLNNEWLQIALFIISYIIVGGDVVKRAVKNIFKGQVFDENFLLSIATIGAFFIGEYPESVAVMLFYQVGELFQSYAVGKSRKSIASLMDIRPDYANVKKGDELVKVDPDEVQIGDIIVIKAGEKIPLDGKVIEGSSMIDTSALTGESVPREVEVGSDILSGCININGVITAEVTKEFGESTVSKILDLVENASSKKSNSEQFITKFARYYTPVVVIIAVFLAIIPPLVIDGATFSDWIYRALAFLVVSCPCALVISIPLSFFGGIGGASKKGVLVKGSNYLEALAETEIVVFDKTGTLTKGVFNVQEIHPEGVSKEELLELTAHAESYSNHPISLSLKRAYSKEIDNGRISDVEEISGHGVIATVDGKKVMAGNIKLMKMMDIPYFKGELIGTIVHVAVNNKYIGYIVIADEVKEDSAQAIKELKAANIKQTVMLTGDNKSIGSKVAKELGLDKVYAELLPADKVEKLKELFSQKSKKGKLAFVGDGINDAPVLARADIGIAMGGLGSDAAIEAADVVIMTDEPSKIATAMKISKKTLKIAHQNIVFAIGIKIIVLILSAFGITTMWAAIFADVGVTIIAVLNAFRALNVKNL encoded by the coding sequence AACGACTATGGCGAATAATTATTGGTGCAGCCGTGTTAGCTACAGCAGTATTGCTTAGTTTAAATAACGAATGGTTACAGATTGCTCTCTTTATAATAAGTTACATTATTGTAGGTGGAGATGTTGTAAAAAGAGCTGTAAAAAATATTTTTAAAGGTCAAGTTTTCGATGAAAATTTTTTATTGAGTATTGCAACAATTGGTGCATTTTTTATTGGTGAGTATCCTGAAAGTGTTGCAGTTATGCTGTTTTATCAAGTTGGAGAACTGTTTCAAAGCTATGCAGTTGGCAAGTCGAGAAAGTCAATTGCAAGCCTTATGGATATTCGACCAGATTATGCAAATGTTAAAAAAGGTGATGAACTTGTCAAAGTTGACCCAGATGAAGTACAAATTGGAGATATTATTGTAATTAAAGCAGGAGAAAAAATTCCTCTTGATGGCAAGGTAATTGAGGGAAGTTCAATGATTGATACATCGGCACTAACAGGCGAATCTGTTCCTCGTGAAGTAGAAGTTGGAAGTGATATCCTAAGTGGGTGCATCAACATTAATGGGGTTATTACAGCAGAGGTTACCAAGGAATTTGGAGAATCTACTGTAAGTAAAATTCTTGATTTAGTTGAAAATGCAAGTAGTAAAAAATCCAATTCAGAACAATTTATTACGAAGTTTGCGAGATATTATACACCGGTTGTGGTTATAATTGCAGTTTTTCTAGCTATTATACCACCTCTTGTTATAGACGGGGCGACTTTTAGTGATTGGATATATAGAGCACTAGCATTCCTTGTGGTATCCTGTCCGTGTGCTTTAGTTATTTCAATTCCTTTGAGTTTCTTCGGTGGAATAGGTGGAGCCTCAAAAAAAGGTGTTTTAGTCAAGGGTAGTAATTATTTAGAGGCATTAGCAGAAACTGAAATTGTTGTTTTTGATAAAACTGGAACACTAACGAAAGGTGTATTTAATGTACAGGAAATTCATCCAGAAGGAGTTTCCAAAGAAGAGCTACTAGAATTAACTGCACATGCGGAAAGCTATTCCAATCATCCGATTTCACTTTCACTGAAACGTGCATATAGCAAAGAAATAGACAATGGACGTATTTCAGATGTAGAAGAGATATCAGGTCATGGTGTTATTGCAACAGTAGATGGCAAAAAGGTTATGGCAGGAAATATCAAACTTATGAAAATGATGGATATCCCTTATTTCAAGGGAGAGCTGATCGGTACTATTGTACATGTTGCTGTTAATAACAAATATATAGGTTACATTGTAATTGCCGATGAGGTAAAGGAAGATTCAGCACAAGCAATCAAGGAACTTAAGGCAGCTAATATTAAACAAACAGTTATGTTGACAGGTGATAATAAAAGTATTGGTTCAAAAGTTGCTAAAGAGCTTGGTCTTGATAAGGTTTATGCAGAACTGTTGCCAGCAGACAAAGTTGAAAAACTAAAAGAATTATTTTCGCAAAAATCTAAAAAAGGTAAACTTGCCTTTGTTGGTGACGGAATCAATGATGCACCTGTATTAGCTCGTGCAGACATTGGAATAGCAATGGGTGGTTTAGGTTCTGATGCGGCCATTGAAGCTGCTGATGTTGTAATTATGACTGATGAGCCATCGAAAATTGCTACTGCAATGAAGATTTCTAAAAAGACACTAAAAATTGCACATCAAAACATAGTATTTGCAATTGGAATAAAAATAATTGTTCTTATTTTGAGTGCTTTTGGAATAACTACTATGTGGGCAGCTATATTTGCAGATGTAGGTGTAACTATCATCGCAGTATTAAATGCTTTTAGAGCTTTGAATGTAAAGAATCTATAA
- a CDS encoding Csac_0668 family 2Fe-2S cluster-binding (seleno)protein, translating to MKVIDECCCGCKTEKPDQIKDNCPVCNNEGISVSKVTVEHLVVDDYRNAVNGDQYKICMNEDCDVVYYNLDNEIKFLKDQVRVPIWFKKDADPKYACYCSEVTENQVIEAVVKHGAKSVKEVNAITGAMKNSNCKENNPLGVCCHKIIQEAIDKGLKMK from the coding sequence TTGAAAGTTATTGATGAATGTTGTTGTGGATGCAAAACAGAAAAGCCGGATCAAATTAAAGACAATTGTCCTGTATGTAATAATGAAGGGATTTCCGTTAGTAAAGTAACTGTTGAACATCTAGTGGTAGATGATTATCGTAATGCTGTTAACGGAGATCAATATAAGATTTGCATGAACGAGGACTGCGACGTTGTTTACTATAACTTAGATAATGAAATAAAATTCTTGAAAGACCAAGTTAGAGTTCCTATCTGGTTTAAGAAAGATGCAGATCCTAAGTATGCTTGTTATTGTAGCGAAGTCACAGAAAATCAGGTAATTGAAGCAGTTGTAAAGCATGGCGCGAAATCCGTAAAAGAAGTAAATGCCATCACTGGGGCAATGAAAAATTCTAATTGTAAAGAAAACAATCCGTTGGGAGTTTGTTGTCATAAGATTATTCAGGAAGCTATCGATAAAGGCTTGAAAATGAAATAA
- a CDS encoding heavy metal translocating P-type ATPase, with the protein MNNDNRYSSHSHHDYDDMDKLKHEHGITDEHGDHKNQHHDHHAGHDHSGHSGHDHGGHGGHEHHNHGNFKELFLKSLPLGIIIMLLSPMYGFELPFQFTFPYSDIVVAILSTILIIYGGRPFYQGAVDEFKQKEPGMMALVSLGLSVSYLYSIYAVIITYVTGEHVMDFFFEFASLLLIMLLGHWIEMKAIGEAGDAQAELAKLVPKDAHVVLEDDSIETRPVADLQVGDLIRVQAGENVPADGTIERGESRVNEALLTGESKAVKKGPGDEVIGGSTNGEGVLYIKVNETGDQSFISQVQNLISQAQSQPSRAENIAQKVAGWLFYIAIIVALIAFVVWMIIGDIPTAVTFAITTLVIACPHALGLAIPLVTARSTSLGASRGLLVKDRQALEIAQDADVMILDKTGTLTTGEFKVLDVKLLNDKYTKEEIIALLAGIEGGSSHPIAQSIISFAEQQDIRPASFDSIDVISGAGVEGKAGGHSYQLISQKAYGRNLDMDIPKGATLSVLVENDDAIGAVALGDELKPTSKELIKVLKKNNIQPIMATGDNEKAAQGAAEDLEIEYRSNQSPQDKYELVKTLKEEGKKVIMVGDGVNDAPSLALADVGIAVGAGTQVALDSADVILTQSDPGDIESFIELAHKTTRKMKQNLFWGAGYNFIAIPLAAGILAPIGITLSPALGAILMSVSTVIVAINATLLSLDPKNNV; encoded by the coding sequence ATGAATAATGACAACAGATATTCGTCCCATAGTCACCATGATTATGACGACATGGATAAGTTAAAACACGAGCATGGAATCACAGATGAACATGGAGACCATAAGAATCAACATCACGACCATCATGCTGGTCATGACCACAGCGGGCACAGTGGGCATGATCACGGCGGACACGGAGGGCATGAGCATCATAATCACGGAAACTTTAAAGAACTATTCTTAAAGTCATTGCCACTAGGAATCATTATTATGCTCTTATCCCCTATGTATGGATTTGAACTACCATTCCAGTTTACTTTTCCATATTCTGATATTGTAGTAGCTATTTTATCTACTATATTAATTATTTATGGTGGACGTCCATTCTATCAAGGTGCAGTTGACGAATTTAAACAAAAAGAACCTGGAATGATGGCACTCGTTTCTTTAGGTTTAAGTGTTTCATATTTATACAGTATTTATGCTGTGATCATTACCTACGTAACGGGTGAACACGTGATGGACTTTTTCTTTGAATTTGCTTCATTACTATTAATCATGTTATTAGGTCACTGGATTGAGATGAAAGCTATTGGAGAAGCAGGAGATGCACAAGCAGAATTGGCTAAGTTGGTGCCGAAAGATGCTCATGTTGTGTTAGAAGACGATTCCATTGAAACACGTCCAGTTGCTGACTTACAGGTAGGTGATTTAATTCGTGTTCAAGCCGGAGAAAATGTGCCAGCAGACGGAACTATCGAGCGTGGCGAATCACGTGTAAATGAAGCTCTTTTGACTGGAGAATCAAAAGCAGTTAAAAAAGGTCCTGGCGATGAAGTAATCGGAGGCTCAACCAATGGAGAAGGGGTTCTTTATATTAAAGTGAATGAGACAGGTGATCAATCCTTCATCTCTCAAGTTCAGAATTTAATCAGCCAAGCTCAAAGTCAGCCTTCCAGAGCAGAAAATATTGCTCAAAAGGTTGCAGGATGGCTCTTCTATATTGCGATCATTGTCGCACTAATAGCTTTTGTAGTGTGGATGATTATTGGAGATATCCCAACGGCAGTTACCTTTGCTATCACGACATTAGTTATCGCTTGTCCACATGCATTGGGTCTGGCTATTCCATTGGTCACCGCCCGTAGCACAAGCTTAGGAGCCAGTCGTGGGTTACTGGTGAAAGACCGCCAAGCCTTAGAAATAGCTCAAGATGCAGATGTGATGATTTTAGATAAAACGGGTACTTTAACAACTGGTGAGTTTAAAGTATTAGATGTAAAACTTCTTAATGACAAATATACAAAAGAGGAAATCATTGCCTTACTGGCAGGTATTGAAGGAGGATCTAGCCACCCGATTGCTCAATCAATTATAAGTTTCGCCGAGCAGCAAGATATACGTCCAGCATCTTTTGATTCTATTGATGTGATTTCCGGTGCTGGCGTAGAAGGCAAAGCAGGCGGGCATAGTTACCAATTAATCAGTCAAAAAGCCTACGGACGTAATCTGGATATGGATATTCCAAAAGGAGCAACTCTCAGTGTCTTAGTAGAAAACGATGATGCTATTGGTGCTGTAGCTTTAGGGGATGAATTAAAACCAACGAGCAAAGAGTTAATTAAAGTTCTTAAAAAGAACAATATTCAACCAATTATGGCAACAGGTGATAATGAAAAAGCAGCTCAAGGCGCGGCAGAAGATTTAGAGATTGAATATAGATCAAATCAATCTCCACAAGACAAATATGAGTTAGTAAAAACACTTAAAGAAGAAGGAAAAAAAGTTATCATGGTAGGTGACGGTGTCAATGATGCTCCTTCTCTTGCCTTGGCAGATGTTGGAATAGCGGTCGGTGCAGGAACTCAAGTGGCGTTGGATTCAGCTGATGTCATCTTGACTCAATCTGATCCAGGAGATATTGAATCATTTATTGAATTAGCACACAAAACAACTCGTAAAATGAAACAAAATCTCTTTTGGGGAGCCGGCTATAACTTTATAGCTATCCCTCTAGCTGCAGGAATTTTGGCTCCTATTGGTATCACATTAAGCCCTGCATTAGGAGCAATTCTAATGTCTGTGTCAACAGTCATCGTCGCCATTAATGCTACTTTATTAAGTTTAGATCCAAAAAATAACGTTTAA
- a CDS encoding CopY/TcrY family copper transport repressor, whose translation MSTIALNTYITDAEWEVMRVVWANDRVTSKKVISILQEKMDWTQSTIKTILGRLVEKGVLNTEQEGRKFIYTANIEEKEAVRDYAEDIFNRICKKKVGNVIGSIIEDHVLSFDDIDRLEKILEIKKSFAVEEVDCECPEGQCECHLHHH comes from the coding sequence ATGAGCACAATAGCACTTAATACTTATATCACAGATGCTGAATGGGAAGTCATGCGTGTAGTTTGGGCAAATGATCGAGTAACTAGTAAAAAAGTCATCTCCATATTGCAAGAAAAAATGGACTGGACACAATCTACTATCAAAACGATCTTAGGTCGATTAGTTGAAAAAGGCGTACTAAATACAGAGCAAGAAGGTAGAAAGTTTATTTACACTGCCAATATTGAAGAGAAAGAAGCCGTAAGAGATTATGCAGAAGATATTTTTAACCGTATTTGCAAAAAGAAAGTCGGAAATGTAATAGGAAGCATCATTGAAGATCATGTCTTAAGCTTCGATGATATAGATCGACTAGAAAAAATATTAGAGATAAAAAAATCTTTCGCAGTAGAAGAAGTGGATTGCGAGTGTCCAGAAGGACAATGCGAGTGTCATTTACATCATCATTAA
- a CDS encoding helicase HerA-like domain-containing protein: MDKILIGKGKTENYILLNKINRHGLISGATGTGKTVTLKVLTEGLSDAGVPTILADVKGDLANISKPGAMNDKLNARLEELGIPDFDFKSYPVNMWDVYGEKGIPLRVTVSEMGPLMLANILELNDTQTGVLNIIFKVADSEGLLLIDLKDLKQVINFVGENKDEISRTYGNVAAQSLSAISRKLLFIEDAGGDLFFGEPAIDIGDLIRTDASGKGVVNILNATKLISNPLLYSMLLLYLLSEIYETFPEVGDLDRPKLVFFFDEAHLLFNNTPKVLQDKIIQVVRLVRSKGVGVFFITQNPLDVPESVSSQLSNRIVHQLRAYSPKELKAINAVADTFRQDESMDIKEEIINLRTGEALVSFADESGAPTVADKALILPPHSSFATLTDEEYRSLVNSSLLYTKYKEPIDRESAYEVLLKRIEREKWEAEKEKSEAERQKELEAQRKELERAQKSGRSQKSYIDKGIDSMLGTITRTIGREIARGFLGSMIKRR; encoded by the coding sequence ATGGACAAAATTTTGATCGGCAAAGGGAAAACGGAAAATTATATTCTTTTAAATAAAATCAATCGACACGGACTGATCAGCGGCGCTACCGGAACCGGCAAAACCGTCACTCTAAAGGTGCTTACGGAAGGTCTCTCTGACGCCGGTGTTCCGACCATTCTTGCGGATGTGAAGGGCGATCTTGCAAATATTTCAAAGCCCGGCGCGATGAATGACAAATTAAATGCAAGGCTTGAAGAACTTGGCATTCCTGATTTTGATTTTAAAAGTTATCCTGTGAATATGTGGGATGTCTACGGTGAAAAAGGTATTCCTCTTAGAGTTACTGTTTCTGAGATGGGTCCTCTTATGCTCGCAAATATTTTGGAGCTCAACGATACGCAGACCGGGGTTTTAAATATTATTTTCAAAGTTGCCGACAGCGAAGGTCTTCTGCTTATCGATTTAAAGGATCTTAAACAGGTGATCAATTTCGTCGGCGAAAATAAGGACGAAATCAGCAGGACCTACGGCAATGTGGCCGCTCAAAGTCTCTCTGCCATTTCCAGAAAACTTTTGTTTATTGAAGATGCCGGCGGCGATCTGTTCTTCGGCGAGCCTGCGATCGATATCGGCGACCTTATCAGAACAGATGCAAGCGGCAAGGGTGTGGTCAATATTTTAAATGCCACGAAGCTGATTTCAAATCCGCTTCTCTACTCCATGCTTCTTCTGTACTTGCTTTCGGAAATCTATGAAACTTTCCCCGAGGTTGGAGATTTAGACAGACCTAAGCTTGTCTTCTTCTTTGACGAAGCGCATTTACTCTTTAACAACACGCCAAAAGTTTTGCAGGATAAGATTATTCAAGTGGTTCGTCTCGTACGCAGTAAAGGAGTGGGCGTATTCTTCATCACGCAAAATCCTCTCGACGTGCCGGAATCCGTTTCGTCACAACTTTCCAACCGAATCGTCCATCAACTGAGGGCTTATTCCCCAAAGGAACTGAAGGCGATAAACGCTGTTGCCGACACATTCCGACAGGATGAATCCATGGATATCAAAGAAGAAATCATAAATCTTAGGACCGGTGAAGCATTGGTTTCATTTGCCGATGAAAGCGGCGCGCCAACCGTGGCAGACAAGGCGCTGATCCTTCCGCCCCACTCATCCTTTGCGACGCTAACCGACGAGGAATATAGATCCTTGGTTAATTCCTCGCTTCTTTATACAAAGTACAAGGAACCCATCGACAGAGAATCCGCCTACGAAGTTCTTTTAAAAAGAATCGAAAGAGAAAAATGGGAAGCTGAAAAAGAAAAATCAGAAGCCGAAAGACAGAAAGAACTTGAAGCGCAAAGAAAAGAACTTGAAAGAGCACAAAAGTCCGGCCGCAGCCAAAAGTCTTATATCGATAAAGGCATCGACTCCATGCTCGGCACCATTACGAGAACCATTGGTCGTGAAATCGCAAGAGGCTTCCTGGGTTCCATGATAAAAAGAAGATAA
- a CDS encoding ArsR/SmtB family transcription factor, with the protein MRLREDVKRMKALTDENRLAIMLALQHGEKCGCDLLEELNISQPTLSHHMKILANSGLVDYYKEGRWIYYSISAKGVQAFRDMIAFYARCDCETNENIACGRENK; encoded by the coding sequence ATGAGACTCAGAGAAGATGTCAAAAGAATGAAAGCGCTCACGGATGAAAACCGCCTTGCCATCATGCTTGCGCTCCAACATGGGGAGAAGTGCGGATGTGATCTGTTGGAAGAGCTCAATATCTCGCAACCGACTCTTTCTCATCATATGAAGATTCTTGCGAACAGCGGTCTTGTTGATTACTATAAAGAGGGCAGATGGATCTATTACTCCATCTCGGCTAAAGGCGTGCAGGCATTCCGGGATATGATCGCATTTTACGCAAGATGCGACTGTGAAACAAACGAAAATATTGCTTGCGGGCGTGAAAACAAGTAG
- the arsB gene encoding ACR3 family arsenite efflux transporter: protein MEKQEKGINTFQRYLSVWVLLCMFIGVLIGHFLPMIPNALDQWQVDGISIPIAILIWVMIYPMMMKVDFRSVKQVGKNPKGLFVTWITNWLIKPFTMYGIAYLFLFIIFKALIPPELATQYLAGAVLLGAAPCTAMVFVWSTLTKGNPAYTVVQVATNDLIILVAFVPIVKFLLGVSEVEVPYSTLFVSVFLFVVIPLLGGIATRLAVIRNKGKEYFEKTFIHKFDNATTAGLLLTLVIIFSSQAEVILANPIHIALISVPLILQTFLIFFIAYGASKLLKIPHDIAAPAGMIGASNFFELAVAVAIALFGTTSPAALATTVGVLTEVPVMLMLVRIANKTKSRFWAPVASPAADNTRMR, encoded by the coding sequence ATGGAAAAACAGGAAAAAGGAATCAACACATTTCAGAGATACCTGTCTGTATGGGTGCTTCTTTGCATGTTCATAGGTGTTTTGATCGGACACTTTTTGCCGATGATACCAAACGCATTGGATCAATGGCAGGTAGACGGCATTTCTATCCCCATCGCCATCCTCATTTGGGTGATGATCTATCCCATGATGATGAAAGTGGACTTCCGGAGTGTAAAACAGGTAGGAAAGAATCCGAAAGGTTTATTCGTTACGTGGATCACAAACTGGCTGATTAAACCGTTTACCATGTATGGGATCGCGTATCTGTTTTTGTTTATTATATTCAAGGCCTTGATCCCCCCTGAACTGGCAACGCAATACCTCGCGGGGGCCGTTCTTCTCGGTGCTGCGCCATGCACCGCGATGGTTTTTGTTTGGAGCACGCTGACAAAGGGTAATCCGGCATATACCGTGGTACAGGTAGCAACCAACGATCTTATCATCCTGGTGGCCTTTGTTCCGATCGTAAAATTTCTTTTAGGCGTTTCCGAAGTAGAAGTTCCCTACAGCACGCTTTTCGTAAGTGTTTTTCTATTTGTGGTCATTCCGCTTTTAGGGGGGATCGCGACAAGACTGGCAGTTATCAGAAACAAAGGGAAAGAATATTTTGAAAAAACCTTTATCCATAAGTTTGACAACGCCACTACAGCGGGCCTGCTGCTCACACTGGTGATTATTTTCAGCTCACAGGCGGAGGTAATCCTCGCAAACCCGATTCATATCGCATTGATTTCGGTACCGCTGATCTTGCAGACTTTCTTGATCTTTTTCATTGCATATGGAGCGAGCAAGCTGTTAAAAATACCGCATGACATTGCGGCGCCGGCAGGGATGATCGGCGCGTCGAATTTCTTTGAATTGGCGGTGGCGGTGGCGATTGCACTGTTTGGAACAACATCGCCGGCGGCGCTTGCGACAACGGTGGGAGTATTGACGGAGGTTCCGGTGATGTTGATGCTTGTTCGCATAGCAAATAAGACGAAGTCAAGGTTCTGGGCTCCGGTGGCAAGTCCTGCCGCGGACAATACGAGAATGCGGTAA
- a CDS encoding thioredoxin family protein — protein MGSGGKSCRGQYENAVNAVKSIGSDLEVEYITDPEKIMSCHVMSMSALVVNDKVVSMGKVLKAEEVKKLLV, from the coding sequence CTGGGCTCCGGTGGCAAGTCCTGCCGCGGACAATACGAGAATGCGGTAAACGCGGTCAAAAGTATTGGCTCGGATCTGGAAGTGGAGTATATTACCGATCCGGAGAAGATCATGAGCTGCCATGTCATGAGTATGTCCGCACTCGTGGTCAATGATAAGGTAGTATCGATGGGGAAAGTATTGAAAGCGGAGGAAGTGAAGAAGCTCCTTGTCTAA
- a CDS encoding arsenate reductase ArsC: protein MSKKKIAFICVHNSCRSQIAEALGKHFAADVFESYSAGTETKSQINPDAVRIMKNLYGIDMEKTQHVKRIKDIPNPDVVISMGCVEGCPYLGRAFDDNWELLDPTDQPDEVFETVIKKIETNIMRLKEQFAQRTTSQD, encoded by the coding sequence TTGTCTAAAAAGAAAATCGCATTTATCTGCGTCCATAACTCTTGCCGCAGCCAGATCGCGGAGGCACTGGGCAAGCATTTCGCAGCCGATGTGTTTGAGAGTTACTCCGCCGGAACGGAAACAAAATCGCAGATCAATCCGGATGCGGTACGGATTATGAAAAATCTGTATGGCATTGATATGGAAAAAACACAGCATGTAAAACGGATCAAAGACATTCCGAATCCGGATGTGGTCATCTCCATGGGATGCGTTGAGGGGTGTCCGTATTTGGGCAGAGCATTTGATGATAATTGGGAGCTTTTGGATCCTACCGACCAACCGGACGAGGTCTTTGAAACGGTCATTAAGAAAATCGAGACAAACATCATGCGCTTAAAAGAACAATTCGCGCAAAGAACGACTTCTCAAGACTGA
- a CDS encoding YadA C-terminal domain-containing protein produces MKKENLRLLMCGIITGSLLGLCGNTYATAGTAANGLIVISDAHTTNSGNATVNSGQGNIAIGQKADATTDNKIGGAIAIGSQSDASDVDAISIGTTAGSNSTGIRNIAIGGAAGQNMTGGENIAMGFRSGQNIESNENIAIGMYALKDNKNSTNSSLGFWGTGRSTAIGTGALSNVTGGANTAIGSNAGRFTTGDGNFYGGLLAGSYAGTANVSVFIGNQVALGAKEANYNSSILIGNAANHSLNGSFDHVVGLGGNTKVTGNYSTSLGGKSTVTADYGTALGGKSSVTADYGVALGSNSVANRTALSSITSSSVISNSSADTNTVYSIQGANESEKNAIANTVKGSYGAVSVGTADSTRQITNMAAGSNDNDAVNVAQLKGVSGAVNRLENRIDGIDNRIDGIDNRVDERTNKSGANAAALAGLHTIQYDPAEPTQFMAAVGGYHGEHAVALGLSHYLKEDILLHAGFSIGTGDTMYNVGFTKKFGTSNTKENIPDRYKDGPMSSIYVMQDEITELKARNAELEAKVNVLLEKLATKQ; encoded by the coding sequence ATGAAAAAAGAGAATTTACGATTACTTATGTGTGGAATCATTACAGGAAGTCTTTTAGGGCTATGTGGTAATACGTATGCTACTGCAGGTACTGCAGCTAATGGACTAATTGTTATTAGCGATGCACATACCACCAACAGCGGAAATGCTACTGTTAATTCTGGGCAAGGCAACATCGCTATTGGGCAGAAAGCAGATGCGACCACTGATAATAAAATAGGTGGCGCTATTGCTATTGGTTCACAATCTGACGCTAGTGATGTAGACGCAATTTCAATTGGTACCACTGCTGGCAGTAATTCAACCGGGATTCGCAATATTGCCATCGGTGGTGCGGCTGGTCAAAACATGACCGGTGGTGAAAATATAGCTATGGGTTTCCGATCAGGACAAAATATTGAATCCAACGAAAATATCGCCATTGGTATGTACGCTCTAAAAGACAATAAAAATAGCACGAATTCTTCGTTGGGATTCTGGGGAACCGGTCGCAGCACAGCAATTGGCACCGGTGCTTTAAGCAATGTAACCGGTGGAGCTAATACAGCTATCGGATCTAACGCCGGTCGATTCACAACTGGTGATGGTAACTTTTATGGCGGATTATTAGCCGGTTCTTATGCAGGCACTGCTAATGTCAGTGTATTTATTGGTAATCAAGTTGCACTAGGTGCAAAAGAAGCTAATTATAACAGCAGTATCCTTATTGGTAACGCTGCTAACCACAGTTTAAATGGCTCTTTCGATCACGTTGTTGGATTGGGTGGCAATACGAAGGTAACTGGTAACTATAGTACTTCTTTAGGTGGCAAAAGCACTGTGACCGCTGATTATGGTACTGCTCTTGGCGGTAAAAGCTCTGTTACAGCAGATTATGGTGTTGCTTTAGGTTCTAACTCCGTAGCAAATCGTACAGCCTTATCCTCCATTACATCCTCTTCCGTTATCAGCAATAGTAGTGCTGATACTAATACAGTGTATAGTATCCAAGGTGCCAACGAAAGTGAAAAGAACGCTATTGCGAACACTGTAAAAGGTTCCTATGGTGCCGTATCCGTTGGTACTGCAGATAGCACTCGTCAAATCACAAATATGGCCGCTGGCTCCAATGATAATGATGCTGTCAATGTAGCTCAATTAAAGGGTGTTTCCGGTGCAGTTAATCGATTAGAAAACCGAATCGATGGTATTGACAACCGAATCGATGGTATTGACAACCGAGTTGATGAACGTACCAATAAATCTGGCGCCAATGCTGCCGCCCTTGCCGGATTACATACCATTCAATACGACCCTGCTGAACCAACTCAATTCATGGCGGCAGTCGGTGGTTATCATGGCGAACACGCTGTTGCTTTAGGCCTGTCCCACTACTTAAAAGAAGATATATTACTTCACGCAGGCTTCTCTATCGGTACTGGTGATACTATGTACAACGTAGGATTTACTAAAAAATTTGGTACTTCCAATACTAAGGAGAATATTCCGGATCGTTATAAAGATGGTCCTATGAGCTCCATCTATGTTATGCAAGACGAAATCACAGAATTAAAAGCTCGTAATGCTGAATTAGAAGCCAAGGTTAACGTATTATTAGAAAAGCTTGCTACTAAACAGTAA